GGTGATCGACGCCGTGCCGGCCGCGCTGCCGTGGTCCACGATGAAGCGCGCGCCGTTGCCCACGGTGACCGCGCCGCTCAGGGTGTTGGCCGTGCCGATGACGTAGCCGCTCTGGTCGGGCATGCCCGTGCCCCGCAGGTTGAGCGTGCCGGCGCCGGAGAGCGCGCTGCCGATCGTGTAGGTGCCGTTGGAGCGGTAGAACTCCAGCGACGCGCCGCTGGCGACGCTGACCGCGCCGGTGCCCAGGGTGCCCGTGGTGCCGCCCGCGCCCACGGCCAGCTTGCCGGCGCTCACCGTGGTGGTGCCGGTGTAGGTGTTGTTGCTGCCCAGGATGATGGTGCCCAGGCCGACCTTCGTCAGCGTGAAGCCGCCGGAGACCACGCCGCCGATGGTGCCGGTGTCGCCGGAGCCGTAGGCGCCGACGTCCGCGTTGGCGGCCAGCGCGACGTTGCCGCTCTGTATGGCGCCGCCCGCCAGGCGCAGCGCGCCCAGCGCGCCCGCGGAATGGGCCCAGCCCGTGCCCGCGATGGACAGCGCGTTGGTCATCGTGCCGCCGCTCAGCAGCAGTTGCCCGCCCGCTTCGACGGTGATGGGCGCGGTGCCCAGGGTGCCGGTGCCGTCCCTGTTCAGCCTTGCGCCGCTCTTCACCTGCACCGCCCCGCTCAGGGTGTGGGTGGCGGCGTTGAGCTTGTAGGAACTCTGGCCCGAGGTGCCGTTGCCCATGAAGCGCAGCGTGCCCGCACCGGCGAAGGTGTTGGCGATGGCGGCGTTGCCCCCGTCGACGCTGGGGCTGTAGTAGGCCAGCGTGGCGCCGCTGGCGATGCTGACGGCGCTGGCGCCGGCGAGGCTGCCGGCGGTGGTGTTGTTGCCCACCTGCAGGGTGCCGAACGACACCGTCGTCGCGCCGGTGTAGGTGTTGTTGCCGGTCAGGATGAGGGTGCCGTTGCCCGCCTTTTCATAGGCCTTGTTGCCGGCCAGCACGCTGCCCACCGTGGCCGTCACGTCCGGGTTGGCCTGCAGGTAGTTGATGGCTGCCGTGCCGGTGAGGGTGCTGCCGTTGACGATGTAGCCGTCGGTCTTGAAGATCAGCCCGCCGATGTTCTGCGCCGCGCTTACCGTCACGGTGCCGGCCGTGCCGTCGAAGAAGGCGAAGTTGTTGGGGGTGAAGGCGCCGTTGGGGCCGCCCTGCTCGGTGGTCCAGTTGGTGCCGGCGGTGGTCCAGTTGCCGGTGCCGCCTTCGATGCTGGTGACGTTGCTGGCCGCGCCGTCCCAATACGTGTAGGGGCCGCTGAAGGCCAGCAGTTCGCTGCCGGTGGTGGCCCAGTAGGTGGCGCTGGGCGGGGCGCTGCCGAGCTTGACGCGGTTGAGCGGCGCGGTGTTGGGCACGTCCTTGGCCGGGCCGCCGGTGACGGCGGTGGCGTAGAAGTGGTCGGTGCCCGAGGTCCAGTTGCTCACCGTGAGCAGCTTGCCGGCGGCCGGCGTGAGCGTGGCCACGGTCAGTTGGGCGGTGCCCGCGTTCATGTCCAGCGTGCTGTCGGCCGACACCGTGAGCGTGCCGATGCTGTGCGTGAGGGCGCCCAGCGCCAGCGTGCCGCCGGCCAGTTCGATGTGCACGCTGGCGCTGTTGATCGCGCTGGTGAGCGTCAGCGTGCCGCCGGTGACCTTGATGGTGCCGCTGCCGCTGACGGCGCCGATGCTGCTGTTGCCGGTGATCGTGAGCGTGCCGTTGGTGCCCAGGTCCAGCGTGCCGCCGGTGCTGGTGAGGCTGGCGAGGCTTTGCGTCTTGCCGTCGAGGTTCAGCGTACCGGTGACCGTGGTGGCGCTGGCCGAGGGCAGCGCGCCGTTGGCACCCAGCTTCAGCTTGCCGCCGCTGACGGTGGTGGCGCCGGTGTAGGTGTTGGCGCCCGACAGCACCAGGGTGCCCGCGCCTTCCTTGGTGAAACCGAAGCCGCCGCTGATGACGCCGCTGATGGTGCCGATGGTGCCCGTGGCATAGGTCCCGACCCTGGCATCGGCCGTCAACTGGACGTTCCCGGTGACCACGCCCGTGGTGCTGTCGTCGGCGAAGCGCAGGCCGCCGAAGGTCCCCGCGCCGGTATTCCACGCCCCGTTCGCGAGCGAGAGGTTGTTGGCGAGCGTGAGGTTGCCGATCCGCAAGGTGGCGTTGGGCTGGACCGTCACCGCGCCGGTGCCCAGCGCCTTGGCATGCATCACATCCACCAGCGCCCCGGTCTCCACGATCGCCGGGCCAGTCAATGCGGTGTTGTCCACCTCGATGACGTAGCGGCTCTGGCCGCCCGTGCCCGTGCCCTTGAAGCTGAGCGTGCCGGCGCCGGAGATCGTCTGCGGCACGCTGTAGCCGGAGCCGCCGTCGCTGCGGTAGAACGCCAGCGTCGCGCCGCTGGCGATGCTGACCGCCCCCGTGCCCAGCGTGCCGGCGGCGGTGCCCGCGCCCACCTGCAGCGTGCCCAGGCTCACCGTGGTGGCGCCGGTGTAGGTGTTGGCGCCGGTGAGGACGGTGGTGCCGGCGCGGAGCTTGGTCAGCGCGAAGCCGCCGGAGATCACGCCGCTGATGGTGCCGGTGCCGCCAAACGTACCGATGCTCGACGCGGCGGTCAGGGTGACGTTGCCGCTCTGCGTGGCCCCGGCATCCACACGCAGCGCGCCGATGTAGCCCGCGGCTTCGTTCCAGCCCGTGCCGGCGATGGAGACGGCGTTGGTCATGTCGGCGCTGGCGCCGCTCAGGTACAGTTGCCCGCCCGATGCGATGGTGATGGGCGCCGTGCCCAGCCCACCGGCGTTGTCCCTGAGCAGGCGGGCGCCGCTTTCCACCACCACCGCGCCGCTGAGGCTGTGGGTGGCGGCGCTGAGCTTGTAGGAACTCTGGTTCTGGGTGGTGTTGCCCTTGAAGCGCAGCGTGCCCGCGCCGGCGAAGGTGTTGCCGATGAGGGCGTTGCCCGTGCTGTCGCTCGAACTGTAGTAGGCCAGCGTGGCGCCGCTGGCGATGGTGACGGCGCTGCCGCTGGCGAGGCTGCCGGTGGTGGTGTTGTTGCCCACCTGCAGCGTGCCCGCGCTCACGGTGGTGGCGCCGGTGTAGGTATTGTTGCCGGTGAGCGTGAGGGTGGCGTCGGCGGTGGACTTGGTCACCGCGCCCGCGCCGCTGATGACGCCGGCGTAGCCGAGGTCGGTGCTGCGGGTGAAGTCGAGCAGCGTGCCGGCCGCGCTCAGCGCCACGCCGCCGGTGCCGGGCGTGCCGCCGGCGCCGCCGATGGTCAGGGTGCCCCCGCTCACCGTGGTGCCGCCGTTGTAGGTGTTGGCGCCTTCCAGCGTGAGGTTGCCCGCGCTGGCCTTGGTGACGGCGCCCGCGCCGTCGATGGCGCCGGCGTAGGTGTAGGCGTTGTTGCGGTTGAAGGCGAGCGTGGCGCCGCTGGCCACGGTGGCGCCGGTGTTGGGGATGCTGCCGACGGCGAGGGCGTTGCCGACCTGCAGGGTGCCGGCGGCGACGGAGGTGGCGCCGGTGTAGGTGCTGGCGCCGGTGAGCACGATGGTGCCCGCGCCGTCCTTCCTGAGTTCGGCGCTGCCCGTGATGGTGGAGCCGACCACGACGTTGACGGTGGCATCGGCCGAGAACACCGAGGGATAGGCGTCCAGCGTGAGCGTGCCGCCGCCGATGCCGTAGCCACTGACCTTGAAGTGCAGGCCGCCGATGGACTTGGGGCCGCTCAGGGTCACCGCGCCGCCGGTGTTCTGGAACACCGCCACCTGGCCGGGCACCCAGGTGGAATTGCGGTCGCCGGCGGAGTTGGTCCACCTGGTCTGGGCATCCCAGGTGGCGCCGCCGCCGTTGATCACGCCGTTCTGCGAGGTGTTGGCGCCGTCCCAGTAGCGGGTGAGGTCGGAGAAGATCTCGTCGTCGATGCTGGACCACTTGGTGTTGGCGGCCGGTTCGACGTCGAAGGGGATCTGGTTGAGCGGGGCCGCGCCGGCGGTGTCGCGCGCGGGGCTGCCGGCGATGGCGGTGGCGTGGAGGCGGCTGATGCTGCTGGACCAGTTGACGACGCTGAGCGTGTAGCCGCCGGGTTCGAGCGAGGCGGTACGCAGGCTGGCGTTGCTCTTGCCGAAGTCGATCGTGCTGTTGGCGGTGAGGCTGAGCGTGCCGATGTTGTAGCTGCGGCCGGTGGCGAGCTTGAGGGTGCCGCCTTTGAGGACGATGTTGATGTCGGTGTTGTTGATGCTGGTGTCGAGCGTGAGGGTGGCGCCAGCGTTGAGCACGATGGTGCCGCTGCCGGTCAGGGCGGTGGTGGCGTTGAAGCTGGACGTGCCGCCGACGGTCAGCGTGCCGCCCGTGCCCAGCTCGATGGTCTTGGCCTGGGTGCCCGTGGTGTTGAATGCCCCGACGGTGAGGCCCAAACCGTTCAATGTGAGCGAGGTCGCCGCGCCGCCCCCCATGGTCAGCGTGCCCCCGACCGTGGAATTGCCGGTGCCGTACAGCGTGAGGTAGCCCCGGACGATGTCGAGGTTGCCGTCGATCGTCACATACCTCCAGCGCGCCGCGCCCCCCGAGGGCCCGACGGTGAAGGGCTCGATACCGCTGTCGGCCGCCGTGATGGTCTGGACCGTGTCGGTTCCGATGACGGCGTTTCCGAGCACCCGCAGGGCGTAGGCATCCACCGCCGCGCCTTGGTGCCCCCAGATGTTGCAGTTGTAGCCGGCGTAGTGGCGGTAGTCGCCATTCGCGCGAACCTGGAAGCCACCGCCATTGTTGTAGCAGGCCGCGAGGCCGACGATGGTGATGTTGCGCCACTCCGCGGGCATCCCGCCGAACTGGC
This DNA window, taken from Thauera sp. K11, encodes the following:
- a CDS encoding autotransporter-associated beta strand repeat-containing protein codes for the protein MTHKNNTHRTRRPSAPIAHPHRLRAFLAGLLVLVLLALGLAPLRSALAAEYTNVSGAISSGPWVWLNDPNVAATAWVGGVYPSTTDDVVLRPAGQFGGMPAEWRNITIVGLAACYNNGGGFQVRANGDYRHYAGYNCNIWGHQGAAVDAYALRVLGNAVIGTDTVQTITAADSGIEPFTVGPSGGAARWRYVTIDGNLDIVRGYLTLYGTGNSTVGGTLTMGGGAATSLTLNGLGLTVGAFNTTGTQAKTIELGTGGTLTVGGTSSFNATTALTGSGTIVLNAGATLTLDTSINNTDINIVLKGGTLKLATGRSYNIGTLSLTANSTIDFGKSNASLRTASLEPGGYTLSVVNWSSSISRLHATAIAGSPARDTAGAAPLNQIPFDVEPAANTKWSSIDDEIFSDLTRYWDGANTSQNGVINGGGATWDAQTRWTNSAGDRNSTWVPGQVAVFQNTGGAVTLSGPKSIGGLHFKVSGYGIGGGTLTLDAYPSVFSADATVNVVVGSTITGSAELRKDGAGTIVLTGASTYTGATSVAAGTLQVGNALAVGSIPNTGATVASGATLAFNRNNAYTYAGAIDGAGAVTKASAGNLTLEGANTYNGGTTVSGGTLTIGGAGGTPGTGGVALSAAGTLLDFTRSTDLGYAGVISGAGAVTKSTADATLTLTGNNTYTGATTVSAGTLQVGNNTTTGSLASGSAVTIASGATLAYYSSSDSTGNALIGNTFAGAGTLRFKGNTTQNQSSYKLSAATHSLSGAVVVESGARLLRDNAGGLGTAPITIASGGQLYLSGASADMTNAVSIAGTGWNEAAGYIGALRVDAGATQSGNVTLTAASSIGTFGGTGTISGVISGGFALTKLRAGTTVLTGANTYTGATTVSLGTLQVGAGTAAGTLGTGAVSIASGATLAFYRSDGGSGYSVPQTISGAGTLSFKGTGTGGQSRYVIEVDNTALTGPAIVETGALVDVMHAKALGTGAVTVQPNATLRIGNLTLANNLSLANGAWNTGAGTFGGLRFADDSTTGVVTGNVQLTADARVGTYATGTIGTISGVISGGFGFTKEGAGTLVLSGANTYTGATTVSGGKLKLGANGALPSASATTVTGTLNLDGKTQSLASLTSTGGTLDLGTNGTLTITGNSSIGAVSGSGTIKVTGGTLTLTSAINSASVHIELAGGTLALGALTHSIGTLTVSADSTLDMNAGTAQLTVATLTPAAGKLLTVSNWTSGTDHFYATAVTGGPAKDVPNTAPLNRVKLGSAPPSATYWATTGSELLAFSGPYTYWDGAASNVTSIEGGTGNWTTAGTNWTTEQGGPNGAFTPNNFAFFDGTAGTVTVSAAQNIGGLIFKTDGYIVNGSTLTGTAAINYLQANPDVTATVGSVLAGNKAYEKAGNGTLILTGNNTYTGATTVSFGTLQVGNNTTAGSLAGASAVSIASGATLAYYSPSVDGGNAAIANTFAGAGTLRFMGNGTSGQSSYKLNAATHTLSGAVQVKSGARLNRDGTGTLGTAPITVEAGGQLLLSGGTMTNALSIAGTGWAHSAGALGALRLAGGAIQSGNVALAANADVGAYGSGDTGTIGGVVSGGFTLTKVGLGTIILGSNNTYTGTTTVSAGKLAVGAGGTTGTLGTGAVSVASGASLEFYRSNGTYTIGSALSGAGTLNLRGTGMPDQSGYVIGTANTLSGAVTVGNGARFIVDHGSAAGTASITVSSGGSLFVRDGVTLANALILAGNGQNETDGNLGALRLRNSSATGAVALAGNTRITTQAVADVGTISGAVSGAYALEKTGAGTLVLSGANGYTGVTTVSAGTLKLGASGTLPAATSATVASGATLNLDGKTQTLAGLTSTSGTLDLGTGGTLTLGGNSSIGAISGSGTIKVTGGTLTLANAISNTSVHIELAGGSLALGANTYSIGTFTISNTATLDMASGAASLTAVTLTPKTGTLLTVNNWTSGTDHFYATAITGAPAKGVTGIAPLDRVKLGSNAASATYWASAGNELLAFSGPFTYWDGAAANSTGVEGGAGTWSSAGTNWTTSTGSPNGAWTAGEVAVFGTTTASVTVNVTAAQSIGGLTFKTDGYTLTGSTLTGAAATTPLVTDPGASATVGSVLAGSNAFKKDGNGVLMLTGANTFSGAMNVAGGVLLVGHASALGTTVGATTVGSGASLGLTGGITVGAEPLTISGVGSGGTGALQNAGGSNTWGGAITLAADSVIDTGTGTLTLSGAIGGAYALTFASAGDTVAGGVIGTGAGTLTKSGAGTLTLNAANTYTGATTVSAGTLKLGINGALASASATTVASGATLNLDGKTQTLASLASSGTLNLGTGGTLTLSGNSSIGTVTGSGTIKVTGGTLTLGTGFTNTNVNIELAGGNLTLGANTYGIGTFTITNDATLDMASGTASLTAATLTPAAGKLLTVTNWTAGTDHLYATAITGAPAKGVTGIAPLDRVKLGSNAASATYWASTGNELLANAGPFTYWDGPAANTTSIETGSGTWDYSTRNWTTSTGSPNGVWTDGNIATFGGSATFTATLNADVTIAGLHNHANYLTIGGTGSLTLGASPTVFSTGSGCAFGSWIEVPVKGTNDLQIGNTKFTIRSVSTYSGNTTFDTCEFVIGNAGSLGSGSYAGAIASGGGLFRYSSSAAQTLSGVISGSGGLTKDTSAASTLTLTGANTYTGATTVSTGTLRVGNGGTTGSIAGDIGVAGGATAEWFRADTTSLAIGNTLSGAGSFGFQMTGLSASTDTIVTSVAGTPAPGAAGIEGTAGTAVTITEATVPAGWPANPAAASCVDANGTASGNGTGPFGTLSGKVLSIAASNLVAGADITCTFVNTLNGIGGTVFNDGGAPSGGANTGTPNNGVQDGAEAGLAGLAVSLTDCAATPHASATTDSAGRYSLQVPPAAAGQPVCVSVAVPSARRATGASVAGTPTPDGAATSVGGVSYTYDRAGQRQAFTAPATGVLTLDFGVVPDSTLQSDSSKTGPGGGAAVHGHSFTAGTGGSVVFSTGAGTSTPAVGGWSEVVYADPDCTGTLQSGAARLYPPAVPQTVVQGQVVCVVMRQFVPEGVASGAANSVPVQAALTFTNAAPGLVATYTVTDTTTMSSGALTLQKRVRNVSTGGAFGTSNQARSGDTLEYEVTYTNTGAEPLTNMQISDGTPAYTTFVSAAADLPLPGGVTGCSLRSPANPPPAAAAPCSPAQTGTGKGLIGWHLDGSVNPGASGTVRYTVTVD